One stretch of Legionella birminghamensis DNA includes these proteins:
- a CDS encoding ferredoxin--NADP reductase, with amino-acid sequence MPGPFYARIARVQDKGNGIKITFQSPSEHFDLKPGQYIEVYRNDDPELKKPLYLAATLTRKKTGFFKVNAGKPQHRVSTKEWLFFQAQEEANMPIKGPFGRAYPLEKIKDRPLLLIMAGSGLASVRSIFPRLLEDEQTRILYSAKTFADVLWPKKVKLLAAQEKNYITLTREKTDLEGFNSGRLNEHLLEMPVTEDTQVFICGPTEFMRDIAQILLGKSIGMANIHIILNTIIPGKESLCPLFCLDELSESERLNAIGLHPPTGALSFSL; translated from the coding sequence ATGCCCGGTCCGTTCTATGCGCGAATTGCCAGAGTTCAAGATAAAGGAAATGGTATAAAAATAACCTTTCAATCCCCTTCAGAGCACTTTGATCTAAAACCGGGTCAATATATTGAGGTATACAGAAACGATGATCCTGAACTGAAAAAACCTCTTTATCTGGCAGCAACACTTACCAGGAAAAAAACCGGTTTTTTTAAAGTGAATGCGGGCAAGCCACAGCATAGAGTTTCAACCAAAGAATGGTTGTTTTTTCAAGCCCAGGAAGAAGCAAACATGCCAATAAAAGGTCCTTTTGGCCGCGCCTATCCCCTGGAAAAAATTAAAGACCGTCCCTTGCTGTTGATAATGGCCGGTTCCGGGCTTGCCTCTGTACGTTCAATTTTTCCTCGTCTGCTAGAAGATGAACAGACCAGAATTCTCTATAGCGCTAAAACATTCGCAGATGTGCTGTGGCCAAAAAAAGTAAAGTTGCTTGCAGCTCAAGAAAAAAACTACATAACCCTGACCCGTGAAAAAACCGACCTGGAGGGTTTCAATTCTGGCCGTTTAAATGAGCATTTATTGGAAATGCCTGTCACTGAGGATACCCAGGTTTTTATCTGCGGCCCCACAGAATTCATGCGCGATATTGCTCAGATATTACTTGGCAAGTCCATTGGAATGGCCAATATACATATCATATTAAATACTATTATTCCCGGAAAAGAGAGCCTGTGTCCCCTGTTTTGCCTGGATGAGTTAAGCGAGAGCGAACGTTTAAATGCCATCGGTCTGCACCCCCCCACGGGTGCGCTCTCTTTTTCGCTTTAG
- a CDS encoding DUF5624 domain-containing protein: MNTISVKKGASILLLALFYVGLASAYTVPKAFMDLYFDFTGTNETDFPKKHKTISQYLLQSETAKNKANPFAGPLILVLDSSIYIYDQNRKLLFKKLLRTNRSSGFYELTAISHIGPALAYLAKIKENGDPSWQPAMNALLTHIKKVRALNASTKNNWLERANIKPWQDYTPQIRAMIDYALSMAGNYIVSVQKGAPFDLQTVQANFLNGNKDYPISYNTVMVGTFMLTALESMSVVHDEIAKLKLDWPNAMVIVRNVAGNNVTSGLTEGSNWMVAFINALSENTLPRDRLFIAPYAKVIPEVGQTLLPESAYNYYTKAVWGSVYNRRDMAKAVFTDLETIYLPERAAIPGDFHYSSANNIIDFMVRLKHSLQDPREMLSNTVGYWMAGELQSKSWDLKKIQIPGFTTGFPEGITAYPEKNPEIGSAS, translated from the coding sequence ATGAATACAATCTCTGTTAAGAAGGGTGCGTCGATTTTATTGTTAGCCTTGTTTTATGTCGGATTAGCCAGTGCTTATACAGTACCCAAAGCATTCATGGATCTTTATTTTGATTTTACCGGCACGAATGAAACTGATTTTCCAAAAAAGCATAAGACCATCTCCCAATATTTATTACAGTCAGAAACAGCAAAAAACAAGGCAAACCCTTTTGCAGGTCCATTGATTTTAGTACTGGACTCCTCTATATACATTTACGATCAGAATCGGAAACTCCTTTTTAAAAAACTGCTGCGGACCAATCGCTCCAGCGGTTTTTATGAGCTGACCGCTATATCCCATATTGGACCGGCACTCGCTTATCTGGCAAAAATTAAGGAAAACGGCGATCCTTCGTGGCAGCCGGCAATGAATGCATTATTGACCCATATCAAAAAGGTGCGTGCTTTAAATGCCAGTACAAAGAATAATTGGCTTGAGCGGGCGAATATCAAACCCTGGCAGGACTACACCCCGCAAATCAGGGCCATGATTGACTATGCCCTGTCAATGGCGGGTAATTATATTGTTTCCGTGCAGAAAGGCGCGCCTTTTGACCTGCAAACTGTTCAGGCCAATTTTTTAAATGGTAATAAGGACTATCCCATTTCCTACAATACTGTGATGGTCGGAACCTTCATGTTGACCGCTTTGGAAAGCATGTCTGTGGTCCATGATGAAATTGCCAAACTGAAGCTCGACTGGCCCAATGCAATGGTTATTGTGCGCAATGTGGCAGGCAATAATGTGACCTCGGGTTTAACAGAAGGCAGCAACTGGATGGTTGCTTTTATCAATGCGCTTTCCGAGAACACACTACCCCGTGACCGCCTGTTTATAGCACCTTACGCCAAGGTCATTCCCGAAGTAGGGCAAACCCTTCTACCCGAATCAGCCTATAACTATTACACAAAGGCGGTTTGGGGTAGCGTTTATAACCGCAGGGATATGGCTAAAGCGGTCTTTACTGACCTGGAAACCATTTACTTACCGGAAAGGGCTGCTATCCCTGGCGATTTCCATTATTCATCGGCCAATAATATTATCGATTTTATGGTGCGTCTCAAACATTCCCTGCAAGACCCCCGCGAAATGCTTTCCAATACGGTCGGATACTGGATGGCTGGCGAATTGCAATCCAAATCCTGGGATTTGAAGAAGATCCAGATTCCTGGCTTCACCACCGGTTTTCCTGAAGGCATCACTGCTTATCCCGAGAAAAATCCGGAAATAGGCAGTGCTTCATGA
- a CDS encoding polyprenyl synthetase family protein — protein sequence MDIEHLRELVKDDLEAVNALILETMKSPSRLINEISNHVIHSGGKRLRPLLVLLASRACQYQGKDHVMLATMVEFFHTATLLHDDVVDESTLRRGRETANQIWGNKASVLVGDYLFTKYLQLMVEVGDIEIIQLLIGIAPQMGCGEIQQFDNLGNTEMSVTDYFDHIRAKTSLLFAASSTMGAMISKTGESIKKAMYAYGLHLGNAFQLIDDALDYCSDAQTLGKNIGDDLASGKATLPLLHALKYCNSEQQLIIRRSLEEGSRHHLPEILETLKETQSIEYTRSLAAKEMDQAITALQVLPDSIYKNGLMDLAQYVIHRNY from the coding sequence ATGGATATTGAGCATTTACGCGAATTAGTGAAGGACGATTTGGAGGCTGTTAATGCTTTGATCCTCGAGACCATGAAATCCCCTTCACGGCTGATTAATGAAATAAGCAATCATGTCATACATAGCGGCGGCAAGCGCCTTCGTCCTTTGCTCGTGCTGCTAGCAAGCCGTGCCTGTCAATATCAGGGTAAAGATCATGTGATGTTAGCGACGATGGTTGAATTTTTCCATACTGCAACACTTCTTCACGATGATGTGGTTGATGAATCAACCCTGCGCCGCGGAAGGGAAACTGCTAATCAAATCTGGGGTAATAAGGCCAGTGTGCTGGTAGGGGATTACCTGTTTACAAAATACCTGCAGCTGATGGTGGAAGTAGGGGACATCGAAATTATTCAGTTGTTAATCGGTATAGCCCCGCAAATGGGTTGCGGTGAAATTCAGCAGTTTGACAATCTTGGCAATACAGAGATGTCGGTGACGGATTATTTTGATCATATCCGTGCGAAAACCTCCCTGCTGTTTGCTGCATCCTCCACCATGGGGGCAATGATCAGCAAGACCGGCGAGTCGATAAAAAAAGCAATGTATGCCTACGGCTTGCATTTAGGAAATGCATTTCAATTGATTGATGATGCACTGGACTATTGTTCAGACGCGCAGACTCTCGGTAAAAATATTGGTGATGATTTGGCAAGCGGCAAGGCAACGCTGCCTTTACTGCATGCGCTGAAATACTGTAATTCTGAACAGCAATTGATTATCAGACGAAGCCTTGAAGAAGGTTCGCGCCATCATTTACCAGAAATTCTTGAAACGCTTAAAGAAACCCAATCGATTGAATACACGCGCAGCCTGGCAGCAAAAGAAATGGATCAGGCTATCACTGCATTGCAGGTGCTGCCCGATTCAATTTATAAAAATGGGTTGATGGATTTAGCGCAATATGTGATACACCGCAATTACTAA
- a CDS encoding 2-oxo acid dehydrogenase subunit E2, with protein sequence MKELDKLLTPEWGSEKWILEGWNKITEDERKSIEARVDALFKNGLPFELKHDKILYVYIFSLMAQLEVLGIQLPMRFEDKMCKPEFKTRMRAQLVDEIFHAIVFTRIVFMLAAPYGRPPAYNEELEKVCNFIRSIDCLKVGMVVMNLICEGLVEEVFSSFYHNGVAPEVFGIILADEHRHVCEADLYGEIGLPEPEILAETIKNMEDLLISVFTRLPKYNTSLTTLLGPEGTASFMLDLHDKHKRQLKKVNMVPSERFELLFEIGPDAYAQIQPYSEELHHEMHQEIKEIEMSSVQKALMAQYNYPGDPTLTLQFNIDISEFGFFENNQPQERLTVLMMQAVSFMLESSESLRSFLSFKKLHQSRSAYVAILDKQAERQDQLGIVFFKDCHDMTVFELQERINRSRQLMTYCFAKREQVEAEYPELKTQLDSELYGYAHDIYPCPAPGSCGAYVCNLGAYGYTQAVSPLLKQTGLHVMLLAVERRPVWNDASKSFEARDILPVSISVDNRIVDGLLPIPELLDDGFRRALKQMKEQIANPLLDRESKEAKAYKTRIDKIANDLAAQESLLGRDKITVHLLNKNKLAVFREMRRVFGEDVELYGKRLSKYSDFKNAADNLLLDYLGFDSEKAAQDANFTKVIDRMLAENLEFGYRMLSGMQNAWFDYINVEALFHATYSKIAESRLRRLAKFIPSLWN encoded by the coding sequence ATGAAAGAGCTTGATAAACTCTTAACCCCGGAGTGGGGCTCGGAAAAATGGATCCTTGAGGGCTGGAATAAAATAACCGAGGATGAAAGAAAGAGTATTGAAGCCAGAGTAGATGCGCTTTTCAAAAATGGCCTGCCCTTTGAATTAAAACACGACAAAATATTATACGTATATATATTTTCCCTGATGGCGCAACTGGAGGTTCTCGGGATCCAGCTGCCGATGCGTTTTGAAGATAAAATGTGTAAGCCTGAGTTTAAAACCCGTATGCGCGCCCAGCTGGTCGATGAAATCTTTCACGCGATTGTGTTCACACGCATTGTCTTCATGCTGGCTGCCCCTTATGGACGGCCTCCTGCCTATAATGAAGAGCTGGAGAAAGTCTGTAATTTTATTCGATCCATTGATTGCCTTAAGGTGGGCATGGTGGTAATGAATTTAATCTGCGAGGGATTAGTCGAGGAGGTTTTTTCCAGCTTTTATCATAACGGTGTTGCCCCGGAAGTATTTGGAATTATATTAGCCGATGAACACCGCCATGTCTGCGAGGCGGATTTGTATGGAGAAATAGGCTTACCGGAGCCTGAAATTTTGGCTGAAACTATAAAAAATATGGAAGATCTCCTTATCTCGGTATTCACCCGTCTTCCGAAATACAACACCTCACTGACCACCTTGCTTGGCCCTGAGGGAACAGCTTCTTTTATGCTGGATTTGCATGATAAACACAAGCGGCAGCTGAAAAAAGTAAATATGGTTCCGAGTGAACGGTTCGAATTGCTTTTTGAGATTGGTCCCGATGCCTATGCCCAGATTCAGCCTTATTCTGAAGAACTGCATCATGAAATGCATCAGGAAATAAAAGAAATTGAGATGAGTTCTGTGCAGAAAGCATTAATGGCACAGTACAATTATCCTGGCGATCCCACACTTACACTTCAGTTTAATATCGATATCAGCGAGTTTGGCTTTTTTGAAAATAATCAGCCACAGGAGCGCCTGACTGTTTTGATGATGCAGGCTGTCAGCTTTATGCTGGAGTCGAGCGAATCGTTGCGCAGTTTTTTAAGTTTCAAAAAACTCCATCAAAGCCGAAGTGCTTATGTAGCAATTCTTGATAAACAGGCTGAGCGCCAGGATCAGCTTGGGATTGTCTTTTTTAAAGACTGTCATGACATGACGGTTTTTGAACTGCAGGAAAGAATCAACCGCTCCCGGCAATTGATGACTTACTGTTTTGCCAAGCGTGAGCAGGTTGAAGCAGAGTATCCAGAATTAAAAACGCAGCTGGATTCAGAATTATACGGTTATGCCCACGATATTTACCCCTGTCCCGCTCCCGGAAGCTGTGGTGCCTATGTCTGTAATCTGGGCGCCTATGGTTATACCCAGGCGGTGTCGCCTTTACTTAAACAAACCGGCCTGCATGTGATGTTATTAGCTGTAGAGCGCCGACCAGTCTGGAATGATGCCAGTAAATCCTTTGAAGCCAGAGATATTTTACCCGTGTCGATTAGCGTTGATAATCGAATCGTTGACGGCCTGCTGCCTATCCCTGAGCTTCTGGATGATGGTTTCAGGCGGGCCTTAAAACAGATGAAGGAACAGATTGCTAATCCGTTATTGGATAGAGAATCAAAGGAAGCCAAAGCCTATAAAACACGAATTGATAAAATTGCAAATGATCTGGCGGCGCAGGAGAGCCTTCTGGGCAGGGACAAGATAACGGTCCATTTGCTTAATAAAAATAAATTGGCGGTGTTCAGGGAAATGAGAAGAGTATTTGGAGAGGACGTTGAACTTTATGGAAAACGCCTGAGCAAATATTCTGACTTCAAAAATGCCGCAGATAATCTTTTACTTGATTATTTAGGCTTTGACTCGGAAAAAGCGGCGCAAGATGCCAATTTTACAAAAGTTATCGACAGGATGCTGGCAGAAAATCTGGAATTCGGTTATCGAATGCTAAGCGGAATGCAAAATGCCTGGTTTGACTACATCAATGTGGAAGCGCTATTTCATGCAACTTACAGCAAAATAGCTGAATCGAGATTACGGCGATTGGCTAAGTTTATACCAAGCCTTTGGAATTGA
- a CDS encoding alpha/beta hydrolase family protein, producing MLDTREQFGFFQSQHRTHNQTVVSHIIIPASVEHRYENSNQSKALRNALYIKSYESNGSDQNPVVFFHGGPEIVNQEQFSIMQSYFTQRGHTFYIPEIEGSAMYARAGMLPTGFEPGLIPPGLKLLELQQLGGTGLNEFTRNYADDIKDVLDEISRRHPDKKIDVITHSLGGHHLLRSLQHYPDLSQKINGICNVAGTVDIGANRFINTLKNTPRSIFELRLEIESIRFVKSCANENQDGPRIDRNSNPSVDQHMNGQLSVLYGNTTCFPPILFLHATDDQNVFFQGSLSLQQKMQQNGCIAHGLYFSSGGHQFIKNEGDPEVRVRALEAMEDFFQQPAKKIESDISQLQYEDVLTEHLHFLEDKESYLNNFYEGNPKAQRPAA from the coding sequence ATGCTGGATACACGAGAACAATTTGGATTTTTCCAATCTCAACACAGAACTCACAATCAGACAGTGGTCAGTCATATCATAATTCCTGCCTCAGTCGAACATCGATACGAAAATTCTAATCAAAGCAAAGCGCTTAGGAATGCCCTTTACATAAAAAGCTATGAATCGAATGGCTCAGACCAAAATCCTGTCGTATTTTTTCATGGTGGTCCTGAAATTGTTAACCAGGAGCAATTCAGCATCATGCAGTCTTATTTTACGCAACGTGGCCACACTTTTTATATTCCCGAAATTGAAGGAAGTGCCATGTATGCCCGCGCTGGCATGCTTCCGACAGGTTTTGAGCCAGGATTAATTCCTCCAGGCTTAAAATTACTCGAATTACAACAACTTGGCGGGACTGGTTTAAATGAGTTCACCAGGAATTATGCGGATGATATTAAAGATGTGCTTGATGAAATATCCAGAAGACATCCTGATAAAAAGATTGATGTCATAACTCATAGCCTGGGAGGCCATCACTTATTACGCAGCTTGCAACACTATCCCGATTTAAGCCAAAAGATAAACGGCATTTGTAATGTGGCTGGCACTGTGGACATCGGTGCTAACCGATTCATCAATACTTTGAAAAATACACCGAGATCAATATTTGAACTCAGATTGGAAATAGAAAGCATCCGTTTTGTAAAATCTTGTGCTAATGAAAATCAAGATGGCCCAAGAATTGACAGGAATAGCAATCCTAGTGTGGACCAACACATGAATGGTCAGCTCTCCGTTTTATACGGAAATACAACTTGCTTTCCACCAATATTATTTTTACACGCAACCGATGACCAAAACGTATTTTTCCAGGGTTCACTATCGCTGCAACAAAAAATGCAGCAAAACGGCTGCATAGCCCATGGCTTATATTTTTCATCTGGAGGCCATCAATTTATTAAAAATGAAGGGGATCCAGAAGTTAGAGTTAGAGCTTTGGAGGCAATGGAGGATTTTTTTCAACAGCCTGCGAAAAAAATAGAGTCTGATATAAGTCAATTGCAATATGAGGATGTATTAACAGAACACCTTCATTTTCTTGAGGATAAAGAATCCTATTTAAATAACTTCTATGAAGGAAATCCCAAAGCCCAACGGCCGGCAGCATGA
- a CDS encoding DUF4949 domain-containing protein, which produces MKRLLQSCSLALLVSSSAFAFGDAPTQCPGVESLQAIGVNDARDIDLGWVALNWNNYYDTQEQWTFGIFVGDVKDKEIAIKRGNRMLKSLKSNGGPQQDSDLWFCEYTNRQGQPVAMAITPAIDPVDMIRRLVR; this is translated from the coding sequence ATGAAACGTTTGTTGCAATCCTGTTCTCTTGCGTTACTTGTTTCCTCTTCAGCATTTGCTTTCGGTGATGCGCCAACACAATGCCCCGGCGTTGAGTCGCTCCAAGCTATCGGTGTAAATGATGCCAGAGATATCGATCTGGGCTGGGTAGCCCTTAACTGGAATAATTATTACGATACCCAGGAGCAATGGACTTTTGGAATTTTCGTGGGTGATGTGAAGGATAAAGAAATCGCGATCAAGAGAGGGAACCGCATGCTCAAGTCGTTAAAATCGAATGGCGGCCCACAGCAGGATAGTGATCTCTGGTTTTGTGAATACACTAACCGCCAGGGGCAGCCAGTAGCTATGGCGATTACCCCGGCTATTGATCCTGTTGACATGATCCGCAGATTGGTTAGATAA
- a CDS encoding DNA topoisomerase IB — protein MEECEKIARLAALRYVNDSIPGIKRRKYGKGFAYYYPDGSKVTDAKELQRIKAMRIPPAYHSVWICPFANGHIQATARDTRNRKQYHYHPLWREVRDRQKFTAMIDFGRSIASIRAHIAEELAKPPTLNKKQIICAIIFLLDQSGVRIGNKIYAKENKTYGITTLRKKHLSINGNKAVFSFTGKNSKPWEIVLDNKKVIRILKKCEEIPGYEIFKYYDENNTINCISSQDINYYLQSLTHFPLTAKDFRTWIASRETFYRFLSAPFAEVELTTTVKSIIKEVAELLGHTPTICQKNYIHPDIINCWSEGKLERWVRENIEDSEVDKDRLFLAWLEQYK, from the coding sequence ATGGAAGAGTGCGAAAAAATTGCCAGATTGGCCGCTCTTCGCTATGTCAATGATTCCATCCCCGGTATAAAGCGGCGCAAATACGGGAAGGGGTTTGCCTATTATTATCCCGATGGCAGCAAAGTAACAGACGCAAAGGAGCTCCAGCGAATTAAGGCGATGAGGATTCCTCCGGCCTATCATTCGGTATGGATATGTCCCTTCGCCAATGGTCATATTCAAGCCACCGCGCGGGATACGAGAAACCGCAAGCAGTATCACTACCATCCCTTATGGCGAGAAGTGAGGGATAGACAGAAGTTCACCGCCATGATTGATTTCGGACGGTCTATTGCTTCTATCCGGGCCCATATTGCTGAGGAGTTGGCAAAACCGCCTACTTTAAATAAAAAACAAATTATTTGTGCCATTATTTTCTTGCTAGACCAGTCAGGTGTCAGGATTGGAAATAAAATATATGCAAAAGAGAATAAAACATATGGGATTACCACGCTTAGGAAAAAGCATCTTTCAATTAATGGGAATAAGGCCGTATTCAGTTTTACCGGTAAAAACTCCAAACCCTGGGAGATTGTTCTGGATAATAAAAAAGTAATCAGGATTTTAAAAAAATGCGAGGAAATACCCGGATATGAGATATTCAAATACTATGATGAAAATAACACGATTAATTGCATTAGCTCTCAAGATATAAACTATTATCTGCAGTCACTCACTCATTTCCCCTTAACCGCAAAGGATTTCCGCACCTGGATAGCCAGCCGCGAAACCTTTTACCGTTTCCTCTCAGCCCCCTTTGCAGAAGTAGAATTAACCACCACAGTTAAATCAATCATTAAAGAGGTCGCTGAATTATTAGGCCATACCCCCACAATTTGTCAGAAAAATTACATTCATCCGGATATTATTAATTGCTGGAGTGAAGGGAAGTTAGAGCGCTGGGTGAGGGAAAATATCGAAGACAGTGAGGTTGATAAAGACAGGCTTTTTCTGGCCTGGCTTGAACAGTATAAATAA
- the cysZ gene encoding sulfate transporter CysZ produces the protein MNDFFLGMMYLPLGFRHLFAKGLKRFVVLPILFNFLLFSGLFYLIYHYLFPYAYEYLDRLPSWLHFLNIVFLVFFYISFFLLFLSMFTVFFNLIAAPFNGLLAEKAQMMLYKSTIPGLSFKEILWRTIKRQGQFLVYFLPRFVGICLLFFIPIIHPIYPILWFWFNAWMLSIQYQDFAMDNNLVGFKEMREMIKENRLLSLGFGLSINFASFIPLLNLFSMPAAVIGSVMLFCERNKPILSGNQLGTTRSQDLLS, from the coding sequence ATGAATGATTTCTTTTTGGGAATGATGTATCTGCCTTTAGGCTTTCGTCATCTTTTTGCCAAAGGGCTGAAACGTTTCGTTGTATTGCCGATACTGTTTAATTTTTTATTGTTTTCTGGATTGTTCTATCTGATTTATCATTACCTTTTTCCCTATGCCTATGAATACCTGGATCGGCTTCCTTCCTGGCTCCACTTTCTGAATATTGTATTTTTAGTTTTTTTCTATATCAGTTTCTTTCTGCTTTTTTTATCCATGTTTACGGTTTTTTTCAATTTAATTGCAGCGCCCTTCAACGGCCTATTGGCAGAAAAAGCGCAGATGATGCTGTATAAAAGTACTATCCCTGGGCTGTCTTTCAAAGAAATCCTGTGGCGTACTATCAAACGCCAGGGGCAATTTCTGGTTTATTTCTTACCAAGGTTTGTGGGCATTTGCCTTTTATTTTTTATTCCGATTATTCATCCAATCTATCCAATTTTATGGTTCTGGTTTAATGCCTGGATGCTCAGTATTCAATATCAGGATTTTGCAATGGATAATAATCTGGTTGGTTTTAAAGAAATGCGGGAAATGATAAAAGAAAACCGCTTACTCAGCCTGGGTTTCGGTTTATCCATTAATTTCGCCAGTTTTATTCCCTTGCTAAATCTTTTTTCAATGCCTGCGGCAGTCATTGGCAGTGTTATGCTGTTTTGCGAAAGAAATAAACCGATTTTATCGGGAAATCAGCTGGGGACAACGAGATCTCAGGATTTACTTTCGTAA
- a CDS encoding Ku protein has translation MARAIWKGDISFGLVSIPVGIVSVEERKSLSFHLIDAKDHARIRYQRVNSNTGEVVDWNNVVKGYEYEKDQYLVVDEQAFEKAGPDVFKSIDIEEFIDAKEIDILYFDKAYYIVPESKNKKAYVLLREALKKTNKAGVARVIIRTKEYLSLIIPHDNALVLNLIHFKEEIRDEEDLGFPADSLKNYKITDREIKMAVSLIEDMTSKWEPEKYHDDYHEALQKWIDSKTEELSKSPRKAGARKQQKEDVVDFISLLKKSMGKKAKDKEGGSRKKASGK, from the coding sequence ATGGCAAGAGCGATATGGAAAGGCGACATTTCATTCGGTCTGGTTTCTATTCCTGTCGGCATTGTGTCGGTTGAAGAAAGGAAGAGTTTAAGTTTTCATTTAATTGATGCCAAGGATCATGCGCGAATTCGCTATCAGCGTGTTAATAGCAATACCGGTGAAGTGGTGGATTGGAATAATGTGGTTAAAGGTTATGAATATGAAAAGGATCAATACCTTGTAGTCGATGAACAGGCTTTCGAAAAAGCAGGGCCGGATGTGTTTAAATCGATTGATATTGAAGAGTTTATTGATGCTAAGGAAATAGATATTTTGTATTTTGACAAGGCTTATTATATTGTCCCGGAAAGTAAGAATAAAAAGGCCTATGTTTTACTGCGTGAAGCCTTAAAAAAGACGAATAAAGCGGGGGTTGCACGCGTTATTATTCGCACTAAGGAATACCTCAGCTTGATTATTCCTCACGATAATGCCCTGGTTCTTAATTTAATTCATTTTAAGGAAGAAATTCGCGACGAGGAGGATTTGGGTTTTCCAGCGGATAGTTTAAAAAATTATAAAATTACCGACCGTGAGATAAAAATGGCTGTTTCTTTAATTGAAGATATGACCAGTAAATGGGAGCCGGAAAAATACCACGATGATTATCATGAGGCACTGCAAAAATGGATTGATTCCAAAACAGAAGAACTATCCAAAAGCCCCAGGAAAGCCGGTGCAAGAAAGCAGCAAAAAGAAGATGTGGTCGATTTTATTAGCCTCTTGAAAAAGAGTATGGGTAAGAAGGCTAAGGACAAGGAGGGGGGATCCCGTAAAAAGGCTTCTGGAAAATGA
- a CDS encoding alpha-amylase, protein MYKWMYCFIIFCSFLGASNYNWASAPGNKKVTVTLFQWPLADVAKECARLGKAGYGYVEISPVQEHIRGPQWWTSYQPVSYQIAGRLGDEEAFRNMVAQCHAAGVKVIADVVVNHMTRGYGVGTNGTRYSKYDYPGTYQVQDFHWCRSNINDYSNRDNVQSCELDSLADLDTGSDYVRGKIAEFLNHLIALNVDGFRIDAAKHVSAEDLGAIRARLSKNIFWVQEVIYSEGEAVHPEEYRHLGDLDEFRYGRDLKRIFEREKLAYLKSFGESWGYLPSDIARSFIDNWDTERNSSSLTYKDGDNYLLANIFMLAHPYGSPNVYSGYRFNHFDAGPPVTKVCSRDWVCQHRIPAIANMVKFYNAVQGEPLSDWWSNENNAIAFGRGNKGFVVINHEDYTITETFKTSLPEGVYTDVIHGNSFSVDKAGRFTATVESNDALALYAALALQ, encoded by the coding sequence ATGTATAAATGGATGTATTGTTTTATTATTTTCTGCAGTTTTCTAGGGGCTTCAAACTATAACTGGGCATCAGCACCCGGTAATAAAAAAGTAACCGTGACTTTATTTCAATGGCCTCTGGCAGATGTTGCAAAAGAGTGCGCACGACTTGGCAAAGCAGGTTATGGCTATGTTGAAATCTCACCGGTTCAGGAGCACATACGGGGCCCGCAGTGGTGGACCTCCTATCAACCGGTAAGTTACCAGATAGCAGGACGTTTAGGAGACGAGGAAGCGTTCAGGAACATGGTTGCCCAATGCCATGCGGCCGGTGTCAAAGTGATTGCCGATGTAGTGGTTAATCACATGACGCGGGGTTATGGTGTGGGTACTAACGGCACGCGCTATAGTAAATATGATTATCCCGGCACCTACCAGGTACAGGATTTTCATTGGTGCCGAAGCAATATTAATGATTACTCCAATCGGGATAATGTGCAGAGTTGTGAATTGGATTCCCTGGCTGATCTGGATACTGGAAGCGATTATGTGCGCGGTAAAATTGCAGAATTTTTGAATCATTTGATCGCACTGAATGTGGATGGATTTCGTATTGATGCTGCAAAGCACGTTTCTGCTGAAGATTTGGGAGCTATCCGTGCACGTCTGAGCAAAAATATTTTTTGGGTGCAAGAGGTTATTTACAGTGAAGGAGAAGCAGTTCATCCGGAGGAATACCGTCATCTGGGAGATCTGGATGAGTTCCGCTATGGGCGGGATCTCAAGCGTATATTTGAGCGGGAAAAACTGGCATATTTGAAATCCTTTGGTGAATCCTGGGGCTATTTGCCAAGTGATATTGCACGAAGTTTTATTGATAACTGGGATACAGAGCGTAACAGCTCCAGCCTGACTTATAAGGATGGTGATAATTATCTGCTGGCGAATATTTTTATGCTAGCCCATCCTTATGGCTCACCGAATGTCTATTCCGGTTATCGCTTTAATCATTTTGATGCAGGACCGCCCGTGACCAAAGTCTGTTCAAGGGATTGGGTATGTCAGCACCGCATACCGGCAATTGCCAATATGGTTAAATTTTATAATGCGGTGCAGGGCGAGCCTTTAAGTGATTGGTGGTCGAATGAGAATAATGCCATTGCCTTTGGCCGCGGCAATAAAGGCTTCGTAGTGATCAATCACGAAGATTACACTATCACGGAAACCTTTAAAACCTCGTTGCCTGAGGGTGTTTATACGGATGTGATTCATGGAAACAGCTTTTCCGTGGATAAAGCAGGACGCTTTACGGCCACGGTGGAGTCTAACGATGCCCTGGCCTTATACGCCGCCCTAGCGCTTCAGTAA